The following proteins come from a genomic window of Iamia sp. SCSIO 61187:
- a CDS encoding thiolase family protein has translation MTGSFNRDVYVVGVGMHPFNNEGVPVSDMAYVAGIAALEDSGLDFPEVGALYNGYIGGAITAGVHIAKDFGLTGIPVTHVENASATGSCAFGEAVHAVAGGRVDVAMALGFDDMNRMGGLGRGRKKGLGAEDVMLPAAFFAMWATRRMHDAGTTVETYAAIAAKNWNHARQNPMAQRRADHEMTVEEVLASTMISYPHTSKMACAAGGGAAAAIVASEAVARRLGGPKIKVLASQQRSETYTDGHVFLGAVIGPSQMTRDTAGAAYEQAGVGPAELDLVQVHDAFPVEELVYYELLGICCDGEGDQLVLAGETSLGGRIPFSTDGGLTARGHPGGPTGLAQVHETVVQLRGQAGPRQVDGARTGLCHMAGAGSVCVVHILQRS, from the coding sequence ATGACCGGCTCGTTCAACCGCGACGTCTACGTGGTCGGCGTGGGGATGCACCCCTTTAACAACGAGGGCGTCCCCGTCTCCGACATGGCCTACGTCGCCGGCATTGCCGCCCTCGAGGACTCTGGTCTCGACTTTCCCGAGGTCGGCGCGCTGTACAACGGCTACATCGGCGGTGCCATCACGGCCGGTGTCCACATCGCCAAGGACTTCGGCCTCACCGGGATCCCCGTGACCCACGTCGAGAACGCATCGGCGACCGGTTCCTGCGCGTTCGGGGAAGCTGTCCACGCCGTTGCCGGTGGACGGGTGGATGTCGCCATGGCCCTCGGCTTCGACGACATGAACCGGATGGGCGGTCTCGGGCGCGGCCGCAAGAAGGGCCTCGGCGCCGAGGACGTCATGTTGCCCGCGGCGTTCTTCGCGATGTGGGCGACCCGGCGCATGCACGACGCCGGCACGACGGTCGAGACCTACGCGGCGATCGCGGCGAAGAACTGGAACCACGCCCGCCAGAACCCGATGGCCCAGCGCCGGGCCGATCACGAGATGACCGTCGAGGAGGTCCTGGCCTCCACGATGATCTCGTACCCGCACACCTCGAAGATGGCCTGTGCAGCCGGTGGCGGTGCTGCCGCGGCCATCGTCGCCAGCGAGGCGGTGGCCCGCCGGCTAGGCGGGCCGAAGATCAAGGTCCTCGCGTCCCAGCAACGGTCCGAGACCTACACCGACGGTCACGTGTTCCTCGGGGCCGTGATCGGTCCGTCGCAGATGACCCGCGACACCGCGGGCGCGGCGTACGAGCAGGCAGGGGTGGGGCCGGCAGAGCTCGACCTGGTCCAGGTCCACGATGCCTTCCCCGTCGAGGAACTGGTGTACTACGAGCTGCTCGGCATCTGCTGCGACGGCGAGGGCGACCAGCTGGTGCTTGCCGGCGAGACCTCCCTCGGTGGGAGGATCCCGTTCAGCACCGATGGCGGGCTCACGGCGCGGGGTCACCCCGGCGGGCCCACCGGTCTAGCTCAGGTGCACGAGACCGTGGTGCAGCTTCGGGGCCAGGCGGGCCCCCGTCAGGTCGACGGGGCCCGCACCGGCCTGTGTCACATGGCGGGCGCCGGTTCCGTCTGCGTCGTGCACATCCTCCAACGGAGCTGA
- a CDS encoding Zn-ribbon domain-containing OB-fold protein, protein MIPTDPHLFRLPLEGEDRPRLLGSHAPESALYFWPRRKRCPVTRSPVRDVDLGPVGILYAWTFLHVPRMGKISFGDQGGYAVGQVDLPEGVRVQAPLVGSPEDWSIGDQMGLTLFPVGDDADGNELATFRFEVIR, encoded by the coding sequence TTGATCCCGACCGATCCGCACCTCTTCCGCCTTCCGCTCGAGGGCGAGGACCGACCCCGGCTGCTCGGATCCCACGCCCCGGAGTCTGCTCTCTACTTCTGGCCGCGCCGCAAGCGCTGCCCGGTGACCCGCAGCCCGGTCCGCGACGTCGACCTCGGTCCGGTGGGCATCCTGTACGCCTGGACCTTTCTGCACGTGCCGCGCATGGGCAAGATCTCCTTCGGGGACCAGGGTGGCTACGCCGTCGGTCAGGTGGACCTTCCCGAAGGGGTCCGTGTGCAGGCCCCCCTGGTGGGATCCCCGGAGGACTGGTCGATCGGCGACCAGATGGGCCTCACGCTGTTCCCCGTGGGAGACGACGCCGACGGCAACGAGCTCGCCACGTTCCGCTTCGAGGTGATCCGATGA
- a CDS encoding alpha/beta fold hydrolase, whose translation MNATSAPAPHRIATASGLELVADRYGSWTERPPVLLLHGGGQTRHSWGGTAEHLAVRGYEAWTLDLRGHGDSGWSPDGDYTIEAMVEDLDAVCAEIGRAPVLVGASMGGIVGLVSEGSLRPGRMRALVLVDIATQMEEQGVDRIVSFMSAAPEGFASLDDAADAIETYRPNRPRPSSLEGLKKNLRRGEDGRWRWHWDPAFLSGKSRDERRDPGALGDAARSVRVPTLLVRGRMSDMLSLQGVEIFRQQCPHARFVDIADAGHMVVGDRNDAFTDAVVEFMDDLVEDEEMAG comes from the coding sequence ATGAACGCTACTTCTGCTCCCGCGCCGCACCGCATCGCAACTGCGTCGGGACTCGAGCTGGTGGCCGATCGCTACGGCTCATGGACCGAACGACCGCCCGTGCTCCTGCTCCACGGAGGTGGCCAGACTCGCCACAGCTGGGGAGGGACAGCCGAGCATCTCGCCGTTCGCGGGTACGAGGCGTGGACCCTCGACCTGCGGGGTCACGGGGACTCCGGGTGGTCGCCCGACGGTGACTACACGATCGAAGCCATGGTCGAGGACCTCGACGCGGTGTGCGCCGAGATCGGCCGCGCGCCCGTGCTCGTGGGGGCGTCGATGGGTGGCATCGTCGGACTCGTCAGCGAGGGTTCGCTGCGACCCGGACGCATGCGAGCGCTGGTCCTGGTCGATATCGCCACTCAGATGGAGGAGCAGGGCGTGGATCGCATCGTCTCGTTCATGTCGGCGGCCCCCGAGGGCTTCGCATCCCTCGATGACGCAGCCGACGCCATCGAGACGTACCGGCCCAACCGCCCCCGACCGAGCAGCCTCGAGGGGCTCAAGAAGAACTTGCGGCGAGGGGAGGACGGTCGCTGGCGTTGGCACTGGGATCCAGCGTTCCTGTCGGGCAAGAGCCGCGACGAGCGCCGTGACCCCGGCGCGCTGGGCGACGCCGCTCGGTCCGTACGGGTGCCCACCCTGCTCGTGCGCGGCCGCATGTCGGACATGTTGAGCCTCCAGGGCGTCGAGATCTTCCGCCAGCAGTGCCCGCACGCACGCTTCGTCGACATCGCCGACGCCGGTCACATGGTCGTCGGCGACCGCAACGACGCCTTCACGGACGCGGTCGTCGAGTTCATGGACGACCTCGTCGAGGACGAGGAGATGGCCGGTTGA
- a CDS encoding PaaI family thioesterase produces the protein MDEDRTGTPGTDAHADLPARVGAAAAMNRLSHALVSHRASPAVLRRIAVAADELAQDIEREPRRSRSGEISESPRFVQAILEARPLGDVVEDGAFIDMFSDSPVSGSANPLAMGLKIRREADEAVGIVTLRPGWEGAPGRGHGGVVAACVDETIGGLLPLIGEMAFTGELSLRYEAPCPVGQPLEFRARLDRRDGRKLSINCVGTAQGAVFVRATSLFITVDLDRFHQY, from the coding sequence ATGGACGAGGACCGGACAGGGACCCCCGGGACCGATGCCCACGCCGACCTGCCCGCACGGGTCGGCGCGGCGGCAGCCATGAACCGTCTCAGCCACGCGCTCGTCAGCCATCGCGCCAGCCCCGCCGTCCTTCGACGGATCGCCGTGGCCGCCGACGAGCTTGCGCAGGACATCGAGCGCGAGCCCCGCCGCTCCCGGTCCGGTGAGATCTCGGAGAGCCCGCGCTTCGTGCAAGCGATCCTGGAGGCTCGGCCGCTCGGCGACGTCGTGGAGGACGGGGCATTCATCGACATGTTCAGCGACTCGCCGGTCTCTGGGTCCGCCAACCCCCTCGCGATGGGGCTCAAGATCCGCCGGGAGGCCGATGAGGCCGTCGGGATCGTGACGCTGCGGCCTGGGTGGGAGGGCGCGCCCGGGCGCGGCCACGGAGGCGTCGTGGCCGCGTGCGTCGACGAGACGATCGGCGGGCTGCTCCCACTCATCGGAGAGATGGCCTTCACCGGTGAGCTGTCCCTCCGCTACGAGGCGCCGTGCCCCGTCGGTCAACCGCTCGAGTTCCGGGCTAGACTCGACCGGCGTGATGGTAGGAAGCTGAGCATCAACTGCGTCGGTACCGCCCAAGGTGCTGTCTTCGTGCGGGCCACCTCGTTGTTCATCACCGTCGACCTCGACCGGTTCCACCAGTACTGA
- a CDS encoding TetR/AcrR family transcriptional regulator, translated as MARSAITSWRSDAPASIDEARNRLIDAAEACFSRFGVNKTTLDDIANTAGVSRATVYRYFDGGRDEIILAVVLREARAFLDSLRRRVQREPDLTDAIVEGVLYTVASVRKNDNLALLFAPEVAGQTTAIAGASTALFELATDFLRPIFTAAGVDDRLRPGVEAEDAAEYVLRIILSMLSVSGPKARSQAKERAFVRTYCAGAILAD; from the coding sequence ATGGCCCGATCAGCGATCACCTCTTGGCGCAGCGACGCACCCGCCTCGATCGACGAGGCCCGGAACCGGCTGATCGACGCCGCCGAAGCGTGCTTCTCTCGCTTCGGCGTGAACAAGACGACCCTGGACGACATCGCCAACACGGCAGGCGTGTCTCGCGCGACCGTGTACCGCTACTTCGACGGAGGGCGGGACGAGATCATCCTCGCCGTCGTCCTGCGAGAAGCGCGCGCCTTCCTCGACTCGCTCAGACGGCGCGTCCAGCGTGAGCCCGACCTCACCGACGCCATCGTGGAAGGTGTGCTCTACACGGTGGCCTCGGTGCGGAAGAACGACAACCTGGCACTGCTGTTCGCGCCCGAGGTCGCCGGACAGACGACGGCGATCGCGGGAGCGTCGACCGCGCTGTTCGAGCTCGCCACCGACTTCCTCAGACCAATATTCACGGCCGCCGGGGTCGACGACCGCCTGCGTCCCGGCGTGGAGGCCGAGGACGCCGCCGAGTACGTGTTGCGCATCATCTTGTCGATGCTCTCCGTCAGCGGTCCCAAGGCTCGCTCCCAGGCCAAGGAGCGGGCATTCGTGCGGACCTACTGTGCCGGCGCCATCCTCGCCGACTGA
- a CDS encoding PaaI family thioesterase encodes MSGFLERFDQSIADAMLKASDAAGGLPEYLGIEHVRFEPGRLFCTATIDPSLLTPFGNAHGGVTAAIVDHVTGVVVYPLMERGQWAATTEIKVNYIAPLKAESVDAEATVVALTRRSAVVRCELYRQDEARRVLAAAQATLTIVDPR; translated from the coding sequence ATGTCCGGCTTCCTTGAGCGATTCGACCAGTCCATCGCCGATGCCATGCTGAAGGCGAGCGACGCCGCCGGAGGTCTCCCGGAGTACCTCGGCATCGAGCACGTCCGTTTCGAGCCTGGCCGGCTGTTCTGCACCGCGACGATCGACCCGTCGCTGCTCACTCCGTTCGGCAACGCCCATGGTGGCGTGACCGCAGCGATCGTTGACCACGTGACAGGCGTCGTCGTCTACCCGCTCATGGAGCGGGGCCAGTGGGCGGCGACGACCGAGATCAAGGTGAACTACATCGCACCGCTGAAGGCCGAGTCGGTCGACGCCGAGGCGACCGTGGTGGCCCTGACCCGCCGCTCCGCCGTGGTCCGCTGCGAGCTGTACCGCCAGGACGAGGCGAGGCGCGTGTTGGCCGCGGCCCAGGCGACGCTGACCATCGTGGACCCCCGCTGA
- a CDS encoding TIGR03617 family F420-dependent LLM class oxidoreductase has protein sequence MKLDLMTGGLPLRSVQELARHARDAGFAGLVITEGGRTAYLSCAAAALAADIDILTGVAVAFPRSPMVTAQVAWELADASDGRFRLGLGTQVRAHIERRYGSAFDPPGPRMRDYLLAVRACFDAFRTGAPLDHHGPHYDLSLLPAMWSPGPIDAPDPPIDLAAVNPWMLRVAGHHADGVHIHPLNTPTYLAETVVPELAAGAAQAGREPGDLEIIVPAFVVVGNADSDRARWRELARMQVAFYGSTPNYAFIFEQLGHPGTTPALRERQKAGDLAGMAAVITDDILGHFTVEGTWATIADAITDRYSGIATRVVSYFGAIAWTEDPQELRRWGDVTGALASA, from the coding sequence GTGAAGCTCGATCTCATGACCGGGGGGCTGCCCCTCCGGTCCGTCCAGGAGCTGGCCCGCCATGCTCGCGACGCGGGATTCGCCGGCCTGGTCATCACCGAGGGCGGGCGCACCGCCTACCTGTCCTGCGCCGCGGCCGCCCTCGCCGCCGACATCGACATCCTCACCGGCGTCGCCGTGGCCTTCCCCCGCAGCCCCATGGTCACTGCCCAGGTCGCGTGGGAGCTGGCCGACGCCAGCGACGGTCGGTTCCGGCTCGGCCTCGGCACGCAGGTCCGTGCCCACATCGAACGCCGCTACGGCAGCGCCTTCGACCCACCCGGTCCCCGCATGCGCGACTACCTCCTCGCCGTTCGAGCCTGCTTCGACGCTTTCCGCACCGGCGCCCCCCTCGACCACCACGGCCCCCACTACGACCTCTCGCTGCTGCCCGCCATGTGGTCACCCGGGCCCATCGACGCCCCCGACCCGCCGATCGACCTCGCCGCGGTCAACCCGTGGATGCTCCGGGTCGCCGGCCACCACGCCGACGGCGTCCACATCCACCCCCTCAACACCCCCACCTACCTGGCCGAGACGGTCGTTCCCGAGCTCGCCGCCGGAGCCGCGCAGGCCGGGCGCGAGCCGGGCGACCTCGAGATCATCGTCCCCGCCTTCGTCGTCGTCGGCAACGCCGACTCCGACCGCGCTCGATGGCGAGAGCTCGCCCGCATGCAGGTCGCCTTCTACGGATCCACCCCGAACTACGCGTTCATCTTCGAACAGCTCGGCCACCCGGGCACCACCCCCGCGCTCCGCGAACGTCAGAAGGCCGGCGACCTCGCCGGCATGGCCGCCGTCATCACCGACGACATCCTCGGCCACTTCACCGTCGAGGGCACCTGGGCCACGATCGCGGATGCCATCACCGACCGCTACTCCGGCATCGCCACCCGCGTCGTGAGCTACTTCGGGGCCATCGCGTGGACCGAAGATCCCCAGGAGCTCCGACGGTGGGGCGACGTCACCGGAGCCCTCGCCTCGGCCTGA
- a CDS encoding 3'-5' exonuclease encodes MARGTRQSAKGQQRRYQCTPAVGAPHRFTVTVVADQAVLAARWTPPPACPAHPGSKVVRAGTYATSTAKRRQRYRCTPADGTKFHVFTPVLPRDHVHEGAEQCEACEEVRGVHRGDTAVARRHTWSTRVVVRGLELMAGGMSYAETGRWAHRVTGTSRTQTSSSAGPEPEEDPFAPIAPTPTPRKTSAAAKAARNAWHIGADWVEAFSPVIYDPIDARLRDAACVERARLDEQWANGEVLEQPQVVLVDDVPVYGAEIGQKTKRRDAGFYALALAETAWGPVGPAARLRLVRAMAKSNTPAWRLLFDELGYAPDFVVADAGTGIIAAVERHFDPARTKFIPSMWHLGQRIELALAGTAGAKAVIGHGPQLIPPIAEHMRKLHHGSAALTDAASWSAWWDELEAAVVARKLPLDKIGTQRRNNEARFAAVIDDLNRYPLVPVSTGGLETLIAKHVKPLMAMRRTAFANLERTNLLFDLTVAAHHGAFDHPEEVAALLRANAASSDAAAVAALWAGVRLAVVDVETVTDGNELRVVSVGVVTARAGLVRGKWQTLVDPDMAVDAGSAQFHRLTEEHLHGEPSFAAIADNLRGALTAADDEQLVFVAHNVGFDAGVLRAEYQRIGQQLPELPILDTGGRLAQTVGVKPTGGSLAALADALGLTNDRPHDALADALVCAEAAVELLNTAARHGERDFTALLTAVSGTTTTLTVKAVTASQLLRRVRSKVLPPEHVAGHAVILSARAGPNMLAEWRTAVGECATLRCRNLDDRVANARPPAPVLIAELEAVLADRCTAGDTPGAATVLGALLPLLPDLPPMPSGRLADRRAFIAWAHHWLPLLAPLGRCGDSDRCPTCRGREPCPLDTWADTIGPAALSDPAQTAKGFLGVTGKRAMVGVFTTWTADGLTPVADAALWACVGHWRAIGLPEHADQVVRAAWSLGCRHPDVADAYAGQLAAAGRTTDLRAALAVCEAAMRTQNGSSHDGWTRLHGRTQQLAGRLERRRVRPSGLFDEDGNPIPVRRHHPQNPQRVRPPRFRRTEAG; translated from the coding sequence GTGGCGAGAGGGACCCGCCAGAGCGCCAAGGGCCAGCAGCGCCGCTACCAGTGCACGCCGGCGGTAGGAGCCCCGCACCGGTTCACGGTCACCGTCGTCGCCGACCAGGCGGTGCTCGCAGCGCGCTGGACGCCGCCGCCGGCGTGTCCGGCCCACCCGGGGTCGAAGGTCGTGCGGGCGGGGACCTACGCCACCTCGACGGCGAAGCGGCGCCAGCGGTACCGCTGCACCCCGGCCGACGGCACCAAGTTCCACGTGTTCACGCCGGTGCTCCCCCGGGACCACGTGCACGAAGGGGCCGAGCAGTGCGAGGCGTGCGAGGAGGTTCGTGGGGTCCACCGGGGCGACACCGCGGTGGCCCGACGGCACACCTGGTCGACCCGGGTCGTCGTCCGGGGCCTCGAGCTCATGGCGGGCGGCATGTCCTACGCCGAGACGGGCCGGTGGGCCCACCGGGTCACGGGCACCTCCCGGACCCAGACCTCCTCGAGCGCCGGACCGGAGCCTGAGGAGGATCCGTTCGCCCCGATCGCCCCGACGCCGACGCCGAGGAAGACGAGCGCCGCAGCGAAGGCGGCCCGGAACGCCTGGCACATCGGGGCCGACTGGGTGGAGGCGTTCTCGCCGGTCATCTACGACCCGATCGACGCCCGGCTCCGGGACGCCGCCTGCGTCGAGCGGGCCCGGCTCGACGAGCAGTGGGCGAACGGGGAGGTCCTCGAGCAGCCGCAGGTCGTCCTCGTCGACGACGTACCGGTCTACGGCGCCGAGATCGGCCAGAAGACCAAGCGGCGGGACGCCGGCTTCTACGCCCTCGCCCTGGCCGAGACGGCCTGGGGCCCCGTGGGGCCGGCGGCGCGGCTGCGCCTGGTGCGGGCCATGGCGAAGTCGAACACGCCGGCGTGGCGGCTCCTGTTCGACGAGCTCGGCTACGCCCCGGACTTCGTCGTCGCCGACGCCGGGACCGGGATCATCGCTGCGGTCGAGAGGCACTTCGATCCGGCCCGCACGAAGTTCATCCCGTCGATGTGGCACCTCGGCCAGCGCATCGAGCTCGCCCTCGCCGGCACCGCCGGCGCCAAGGCTGTCATCGGCCACGGCCCCCAGTTGATCCCGCCGATCGCCGAGCACATGCGCAAGCTCCACCACGGCTCTGCGGCCCTCACCGACGCCGCCTCCTGGTCGGCGTGGTGGGACGAGCTCGAAGCCGCCGTCGTCGCCCGGAAGCTGCCGCTCGACAAGATCGGCACGCAGCGCCGCAACAACGAGGCCCGCTTCGCAGCGGTGATCGACGACCTCAACCGGTACCCGCTCGTGCCCGTGTCGACCGGCGGCCTCGAGACCCTGATCGCCAAGCACGTGAAGCCCCTGATGGCGATGCGCCGCACAGCGTTCGCCAACCTCGAGCGCACGAACCTCCTGTTCGACCTGACCGTTGCCGCCCACCACGGCGCCTTCGACCACCCCGAGGAGGTCGCAGCCCTGCTCCGGGCCAACGCGGCCAGCAGCGACGCAGCTGCGGTGGCCGCCTTGTGGGCCGGGGTCCGCCTGGCCGTCGTCGACGTCGAGACCGTCACCGACGGCAACGAGCTGCGGGTCGTGTCCGTCGGCGTCGTGACCGCCCGGGCCGGCCTCGTCCGAGGGAAGTGGCAGACCCTCGTCGACCCCGACATGGCCGTCGACGCCGGCTCCGCCCAGTTCCACCGTCTGACCGAGGAGCACCTTCACGGCGAACCGAGCTTCGCTGCGATCGCCGACAACCTGCGGGGTGCGCTCACCGCCGCCGACGACGAGCAGCTCGTGTTCGTCGCCCACAACGTCGGCTTCGACGCCGGGGTCCTGCGGGCCGAGTACCAGCGCATCGGCCAGCAGCTCCCCGAGCTCCCGATCCTCGACACCGGCGGCCGGCTCGCCCAGACGGTCGGCGTCAAGCCCACCGGCGGCAGCCTCGCCGCCCTCGCCGACGCACTCGGGCTGACCAACGACCGACCCCACGACGCCCTCGCCGATGCGCTCGTCTGCGCCGAGGCAGCCGTCGAGCTCCTCAACACCGCCGCCCGCCACGGCGAACGGGACTTCACCGCCCTGCTCACAGCGGTCTCCGGGACCACGACGACCCTCACCGTCAAGGCCGTCACCGCCTCCCAGCTGCTCCGACGGGTCCGCTCCAAGGTGCTCCCACCGGAGCACGTCGCCGGCCACGCCGTGATCCTGTCGGCCCGGGCCGGGCCGAACATGCTGGCCGAGTGGCGCACCGCGGTCGGCGAGTGCGCCACCCTCCGTTGCCGCAACCTCGACGACCGGGTCGCCAACGCCAGACCGCCAGCACCCGTGCTCATCGCCGAGCTCGAAGCCGTCCTCGCCGACCGCTGCACCGCCGGCGACACACCCGGGGCCGCCACGGTCCTCGGCGCTCTGCTCCCGCTCTTGCCGGACCTGCCGCCCATGCCGTCCGGGCGGCTCGCTGACCGCCGGGCGTTCATCGCCTGGGCCCACCACTGGCTCCCCCTCCTGGCCCCGTTGGGCCGCTGCGGGGACAGCGACCGGTGCCCGACCTGCCGGGGCCGCGAGCCGTGCCCGCTCGACACGTGGGCTGACACGATCGGCCCTGCCGCCCTCTCCGACCCCGCCCAGACGGCGAAGGGGTTCCTCGGGGTCACCGGCAAGCGGGCGATGGTCGGCGTGTTCACCACCTGGACCGCCGACGGGCTCACCCCGGTCGCAGATGCGGCCCTGTGGGCCTGCGTCGGGCACTGGCGGGCGATCGGCCTACCCGAGCACGCCGACCAGGTCGTCCGGGCCGCCTGGAGCCTCGGGTGCCGGCACCCCGACGTCGCCGACGCCTACGCCGGCCAGCTCGCAGCCGCCGGCCGTACCACCGACCTACGTGCCGCCCTGGCCGTCTGCGAGGCAGCCATGCGCACCCAGAACGGCAGCAGCCACGACGGCTGGACCCGCCTCCACGGCCGCACCCAACAGCTCGCCGGCCGGCTCGAACGCCGACGGGTCCGCCCCTCAGGCCTCTTCGACGAGGACGGCAACCCGATCCCGGTCCGACGCCACCACCCCCAGAACCCTCAGCGCGTCAGGCCACCACGGTTCCGCAGGACCGAGGCTGGCTGA
- a CDS encoding ABC transporter substrate-binding protein, whose protein sequence is MKKTHPLRAVLVVAVLVMSACGARNVSDPPQAAGGGSTDGPGAEGPSDPGVTDTTIRLGASITLSGPTGFLGDEVVGAIRAYFEMINEAGGVNGRQLELITYDDRADASQLLANFRRLVEQDEVIALITGFADGAIDYLTEREIPTLVFGVSPKAFSSRYPTIYPVVGNALLWTQETIAGLDDQGILEEDMKVAVMYDNTFIDISSYVPFIEESWENAGAEVVTTDPYSLESGSCDSLLAKVRELDVDWWDFQSAAFFLCVQAAERQGWKPDIGWGGWPASVPEIATIAGPSIDGVWGGSNGDQPTTGAPRELTSAHEEYIEAVRAVAPELAVPGHLESPAMLGYWAGAKLLVAALEEQGDQITRDGLNEWIQGVEDFEVGVTPPIISMAPDCKTGSEQVWIGPWEFDEETQTASRTPATDYFSSPQKEEFGGTCFLTQISDDLE, encoded by the coding sequence ATGAAGAAGACCCATCCGTTGCGTGCGGTTCTCGTCGTCGCCGTGCTGGTGATGTCGGCCTGTGGCGCCCGCAACGTGTCCGACCCCCCCCAGGCCGCGGGCGGGGGTTCGACGGACGGGCCCGGCGCCGAGGGACCTTCGGACCCGGGGGTCACCGACACCACGATCCGTCTCGGGGCCAGCATCACTCTCTCGGGACCGACCGGCTTCCTCGGTGACGAGGTCGTCGGGGCCATCCGGGCCTACTTCGAGATGATCAACGAGGCCGGAGGCGTGAACGGTCGCCAGCTCGAGCTCATCACCTACGACGACCGGGCCGATGCCTCGCAGCTCCTTGCCAACTTCAGACGGTTGGTGGAACAGGACGAGGTGATCGCTCTCATCACCGGCTTCGCCGATGGTGCTATCGACTACCTGACCGAGAGGGAGATCCCGACCCTGGTGTTCGGTGTCTCACCGAAGGCCTTCTCATCTCGCTACCCGACCATCTACCCGGTCGTCGGCAACGCCCTCCTGTGGACCCAGGAGACCATCGCCGGGCTCGATGACCAGGGCATCCTCGAGGAAGACATGAAGGTGGCCGTGATGTACGACAACACCTTCATCGACATCAGCTCCTACGTGCCCTTCATCGAGGAGTCGTGGGAGAACGCGGGCGCCGAGGTGGTCACGACGGACCCATACTCCCTCGAGTCCGGCAGCTGTGACAGCCTCCTGGCGAAGGTGCGAGAGCTCGACGTCGACTGGTGGGACTTCCAGTCGGCGGCCTTCTTCTTGTGCGTGCAGGCCGCCGAGCGCCAGGGGTGGAAGCCGGACATCGGCTGGGGCGGTTGGCCGGCCAGCGTCCCCGAGATCGCGACGATCGCCGGTCCATCGATCGACGGCGTCTGGGGTGGGTCCAACGGAGACCAGCCGACCACCGGTGCACCCCGGGAGCTGACTTCCGCCCACGAGGAGTACATCGAGGCGGTCAGGGCCGTTGCCCCTGAGCTGGCCGTTCCGGGACACCTCGAGTCGCCGGCCATGTTGGGCTACTGGGCCGGCGCGAAGCTGTTGGTCGCCGCCCTCGAGGAGCAGGGGGATCAGATCACCAGAGACGGCCTCAACGAGTGGATCCAAGGGGTCGAGGACTTCGAGGTCGGGGTCACCCCTCCGATCATCTCCATGGCCCCGGACTGCAAGACGGGCTCGGAGCAGGTGTGGATCGGGCCCTGGGAGTTCGACGAGGAGACCCAGACGGCCAGCAGGACGCCGGCGACCGACTACTTCAGCAGCCCGCAGAAGGAGGAGTTCGGCGGGACGTGCTTCCTGACGCAGATCTCGGACGACCTGGAATGA
- a CDS encoding ABC transporter ATP-binding protein produces MTGVPADTPRDAITDPPGAVDTVDDLLLVEGLRAGFGEVQVVRDLDLRVGRGEMVAILGRNGAGKTTSLRTLAGTVASQGGTVQLAGRDVTGLGPERRVRLGLILVPEGRHLFADLTVQENLAMGGYHRRLRRRVLADEIERVTESLPRVRERLDQRAGTLSGGEQQMVAVARGLLADPSLLLIDEPSLGLAPIMVEAIYEVLQRLMTSGLTIVVVEQYADVALAAADRCVVIENGTSVLSGPAEEIAASRELVDAYLSTPEGADR; encoded by the coding sequence ATGACGGGCGTGCCGGCCGACACACCCCGGGACGCCATCACCGACCCGCCCGGCGCGGTCGACACCGTGGACGACCTGCTCCTGGTGGAGGGGCTTCGCGCCGGCTTCGGTGAGGTCCAGGTGGTGCGCGACCTCGACCTGCGTGTCGGACGCGGCGAGATGGTGGCCATCCTCGGCCGCAACGGCGCCGGGAAGACGACGAGCCTGCGCACGTTGGCGGGCACCGTCGCCAGCCAGGGCGGGACCGTGCAGCTGGCCGGCCGTGACGTCACCGGTCTGGGCCCCGAGCGTCGGGTCCGGCTCGGACTGATCCTGGTGCCCGAGGGTCGCCACCTCTTCGCGGATCTCACCGTCCAGGAGAACCTGGCCATGGGCGGGTACCACCGACGCCTGCGGCGCCGCGTGCTCGCCGACGAGATCGAGCGAGTGACCGAGTCGCTCCCACGGGTGCGCGAGCGCCTCGACCAGCGTGCCGGCACCCTCTCCGGCGGCGAGCAGCAGATGGTCGCGGTGGCGCGGGGCCTGCTGGCGGACCCGAGCCTCCTGCTCATCGACGAACCGTCGCTGGGACTGGCTCCCATCATGGTCGAGGCGATCTACGAGGTGCTTCAGCGCCTGATGACCTCGGGGCTGACCATCGTCGTCGTCGAGCAGTACGCCGATGTGGCCCTCGCCGCCGCCGACCGTTGCGTGGTCATCGAGAACGGCACGAGCGTGCTGTCGGGCCCGGCCGAAGAGATCGCCGCATCACGAGAGCTCGTCGATGCGTACCTGTCCACCCCCGAAGGAGCTGACCGATGA